The proteins below are encoded in one region of Gemmatimonadota bacterium:
- a CDS encoding type Z 30S ribosomal protein S14, whose amino-acid sequence MAKKSLIAKANRKPKYKVRAYHRCRQCGRSRAYMRRFGICRICFRTLALQGEIPGVTKASW is encoded by the coding sequence GTGGCCAAGAAGTCATTGATCGCAAAGGCGAATAGAAAGCCGAAATACAAGGTGCGCGCGTACCACCGCTGCAGGCAGTGCGGACGCTCCCGCGCCTACATGCGCCGCTTCGGCATCTGTCGCATCTGTTTCCGGACGCTGGCCCTGCAGGGCGAGATTCCGGGTGTGACAAAGGCCAGTTGGTAG
- the rplE gene encoding 50S ribosomal protein L5, which produces MARLKEHYNSEIRPALLQHFGYGNTMQVPRIEKVVLNMGVGEGSQNVSLLDSAVSELTAITGQKAVVTRARKSISNFKIREGMPVGCRVTLRGARMYEFLDRLINVAIPRIRDFRGVSTRSFDGRGNYTLGLTEQTIFPEIDYDQVDLFRGMDITIVTSAETDEESAELLRHLGMPFRDQPV; this is translated from the coding sequence ATGGCAAGATTGAAGGAACATTACAACAGCGAGATCAGGCCCGCGCTCCTGCAGCACTTCGGCTACGGCAACACCATGCAGGTGCCGCGGATCGAGAAAGTGGTCCTGAACATGGGCGTGGGCGAGGGATCGCAGAACGTCAGCCTGCTGGACAGCGCGGTTTCGGAACTGACGGCGATTACCGGGCAGAAGGCCGTGGTAACCCGGGCGAGGAAGTCCATTTCGAATTTCAAGATACGGGAAGGCATGCCCGTCGGCTGCCGGGTGACCCTCCGGGGCGCCCGCATGTACGAGTTTCTCGATCGCCTGATCAACGTGGCGATCCCCCGTATCCGCGACTTCCGCGGCGTGTCGACGAGGTCGTTCGACGGCCGGGGTAACTATACCCTCGGTTTGACCGAGCAGACGATCTTTCCCGAAATCGACTACGACCAGGTCGACCTGTTCCGGGGCATGGACATCACGATCGTAACTTCGGCGGAAACCGACGAAGAGAGTGCGGAGCTGCTCAGGCATCTCGGCATGCCCTTCAGGGATCAGCCGGTGTAG
- a CDS encoding 50S ribosomal protein L24, whose product MHVKKGDTVVVLTGDARGETGRVLKVLPEKNKVIVEGLNFVTRHTRPTQTNPQGGRLEKEAPMHASNVKVIAEG is encoded by the coding sequence ATGCATGTCAAGAAGGGCGATACCGTCGTAGTGCTCACCGGCGATGCCCGCGGCGAGACCGGACGGGTGCTGAAGGTGTTGCCGGAAAAGAACAAGGTCATCGTGGAGGGGCTGAACTTCGTAACGCGCCACACGCGGCCCACCCAGACCAATCCGCAGGGCGGCCGGCTCGAAAAAGAGGCCCCCATGCACGCATCCAACGTGAAAGTGATCGCCGAGGGATAA
- the rplN gene encoding 50S ribosomal protein L14 — protein sequence MIQEYTWLNVADNTGARQVRCIKVLGGTGRRYASVGDRFVGSVKEAAPGGSVKKGEVVKAVVVRVRKEVRRRDGTYIRFDENAAVLIDDQGEPRGTRIFGPVARELREREYTRIVSLAPEVL from the coding sequence ATGATTCAAGAGTATACCTGGCTTAACGTCGCGGACAATACGGGCGCCCGGCAGGTCCGCTGCATCAAGGTCCTGGGCGGTACCGGCCGCCGGTACGCCAGCGTGGGCGACCGGTTCGTGGGATCGGTGAAGGAAGCCGCTCCCGGCGGTTCGGTGAAGAAGGGCGAGGTGGTCAAGGCCGTGGTCGTGCGGGTCCGCAAGGAAGTGCGGCGCCGCGACGGGACCTACATCCGGTTCGACGAGAACGCGGCCGTGCTGATCGACGACCAGGGCGAGCCGAGGGGTACGCGCATATTCGGCCCCGTCGCCCGGGAACTGCGCGAGCGTGAATACACCCGCATCGTTTCGCTCGCACCCGAGGTCCTCTAG
- the rpsQ gene encoding 30S ribosomal protein S17, giving the protein MKERGHRKNRVGRVLSNKMEKTITIAVERMVKHPFYGRYVRRTTKLTVHDEEQTCRIGDIVRVTETRPLSKNKRWRLTEVIQRAEQV; this is encoded by the coding sequence ATGAAGGAGCGGGGACACAGGAAGAACCGCGTGGGACGCGTGCTCAGCAACAAGATGGAAAAGACCATCACCATCGCCGTCGAACGGATGGTGAAACATCCTTTCTACGGCAGGTACGTGCGGCGCACCACCAAGCTGACGGTCCACGACGAGGAACAGACGTGCCGGATCGGCGACATCGTCCGGGTCACGGAGACGCGTCCGCTGAGCAAGAACAAGCGCTGGCGGCTGACGGAAGTCATCCAGCGCGCGGAACAGGTCTAG
- the rpmC gene encoding 50S ribosomal protein L29, producing MKLYELRQLSETELRDRVAELREEIFNLNFQKATRQMADAKRISSSRREIARILTLLHEDELQIRSIQAAGDENREDGQGDPGEDA from the coding sequence ATGAAACTGTACGAACTTCGTCAACTGTCCGAGACAGAGCTCCGCGACCGGGTGGCCGAATTGAGGGAAGAGATCTTCAACCTGAACTTTCAGAAGGCGACGCGGCAGATGGCGGATGCGAAACGCATTTCGTCGTCGCGCCGGGAAATCGCCCGGATTCTTACGCTCCTGCACGAGGATGAACTCCAGATTCGATCCATCCAGGCGGCGGGCGACGAGAACCGGGAAGACGGACAGGGTGATCCGGGAGAAGACGCATGA
- the rplP gene encoding 50S ribosomal protein L16: protein MLMPKRLKYRKRQRGRMTGIATRGATLEFGDYGIQALEPGWITNRQIEAARIAMVHHMRRGGKVWIRIFPDKVLTEKPAETRMGKGKGSPTGNWVAVVKPGRILFELRGVASDMARESIALAQQKLSVKTRLVVREDL from the coding sequence ATGTTAATGCCGAAGCGACTGAAGTACCGCAAGAGACAGCGCGGCCGCATGACGGGCATCGCGACGCGCGGCGCCACGCTGGAATTCGGCGATTACGGTATTCAGGCGCTGGAACCGGGCTGGATCACCAACCGGCAGATCGAAGCGGCCCGTATCGCCATGGTCCATCACATGCGGCGCGGCGGCAAGGTGTGGATCCGGATCTTTCCGGACAAGGTCCTCACCGAAAAGCCCGCCGAAACGCGCATGGGAAAAGGCAAGGGCAGCCCCACCGGAAACTGGGTGGCCGTGGTGAAGCCCGGACGCATTCTATTCGAACTGCGGGGCGTGGCCTCCGATATGGCGCGGGAGTCCATTGCGCTGGCCCAGCAGAAGTTGTCGGTCAAGACCCGCCTGGTGGTCCGCGAAGACCTCTAG
- the rpsC gene encoding 30S ribosomal protein S3 yields the protein MGQKTHPIGFRLGVIKTWQSNWYSDRNMADLLQEDLMIRRYVKSRLSRAGIAKVEIERAPQKATITIHTARPGIVIGRKGAEVDKLRDELQHLTGKEIYINIQEIRRPELDAQLIGDSIARQIEQRISFRRAMKKSITAAMRMGAEGIKITCGGRLGGAEMARSESFNDGRVPLHTLRADIDYARSTAHTTYGCIGIKVWICKGEIIKGEEGEAGAGQATL from the coding sequence GTGGGACAGAAAACACATCCGATAGGTTTCCGTCTTGGCGTGATCAAGACCTGGCAGTCCAACTGGTATTCCGACCGGAACATGGCGGATCTGCTCCAGGAAGACCTCATGATCCGCCGCTACGTCAAGAGCCGTCTCTCACGGGCCGGCATCGCCAAAGTCGAAATCGAGCGGGCGCCGCAGAAGGCCACCATTACCATACACACGGCCCGTCCCGGCATCGTGATCGGACGCAAGGGCGCCGAAGTGGACAAGCTCAGGGATGAACTCCAGCATTTGACCGGAAAAGAGATCTACATCAACATTCAGGAAATCCGCCGTCCGGAACTGGACGCCCAGTTGATCGGCGACAGCATCGCCCGGCAGATCGAACAGCGGATCAGTTTCCGCAGGGCCATGAAGAAATCCATCACCGCGGCCATGCGCATGGGCGCCGAGGGCATCAAGATCACCTGCGGCGGCCGGCTCGGCGGCGCGGAGATGGCCCGGTCCGAGTCTTTCAACGACGGACGCGTACCGCTTCACACGCTCCGGGCGGACATCGACTACGCACGGTCCACCGCCCACACCACCTACGGGTGCATCGGCATCAAGGTGTGGATCTGCAAGGGCGAGATCATCAAGGGTGAAGAAGGGGAAGCCGGGGCAGGACAGGCGACGCTATAG